Proteins encoded together in one Anopheles darlingi chromosome 3, idAnoDarlMG_H_01, whole genome shotgun sequence window:
- the LOC125953449 gene encoding uncharacterized protein LOC125953449 isoform X4 has protein sequence MNLMFRKNMREGGGRAGGGGSKSKITGRHQRKTRDSYGGGGSDECHYRTHIFFSPARLQQDNEVSFGGQPGSGGFVSSRSEPISLATLDKDCFIIPVHSLDRFLPAGIPQLPTPETADPSQVGPLSVLEVSDPKICILAHLMSPLEPIDPLLESPLAHPLMKQRAVASELLNEVQQGNNAVGGMLLANMERSSAEFPFIAYYVINTTQTDPAMFYTGVRGASLSKFEPKNTRYTAAHTLDLYSEVASICRPPLALAPNEIGSVKRGQTPSTGYIISVYKVYEGDDGERFERNWLYWTGARMIYRYLPKTAGLRRITLHKSVSSRGDKMYLLLCECADLLKDLSAAALLIPALRARLCGYTGLYRPIQTF, from the exons atgaatttaatgtTTCGGAAAAATATGCGCGAGGGAGGCGggcgcgctggtggtggcgggtcGAAGAGCAAGATAACGGGTCGCCATCAGCGGAAAACGCGCGACAGctatggtggtggcggatcgGACGAGTGCCACTATCGGACGCACATTTTCTTCTCGCCGGCCCGTCTTCAGCAGGACAATGAAG TCAGCTTCGGAGGACAGCCCGGAAGCGGCGGTTTTGTCAGCTCGCGCAGTGAACCGATCTCGTTGGCCACGCTCGACAAGGACTGCTTCATCATTCCGGTGCACAGCCTGGACCGCTTCCTGCCCGCAGGGATACCG CAGCTACCAACGCCGGAAACGGCGGACCCTTCGCAGGTGGGTCCCCTGAGCGTACTCGAGGTGTCCGACCCAAAGATCTGCATCCTGGCGCATCTCATGAGCCCgctcgaaccgatcgatcccCTGCTGGAGTCACCGTTGGCCCATCCCCTCATGAAGCAACGTGCCGTCGCCTCCGAGCTGCTGAACGAGGTCCAGCAAGGGAACAACGCAGTCGGtgggatgctgctggccaacatGGAGCGCAGTTCTG CTGAATTCCCCTTCATCGCCTACTATGTGATAAATACGACTCAAACCGATCCGGCCATGTTCTACACCGGTGTCCGGGGGGCATCGCTGTCCAAGTTCGAGCCGAAGAACACGCGCTACACGGCAGCCCACACGCTCGACCTGTACAGTGAGGTAGCGTCCATCTGTCGGCCCCCGCTAGCCCTCGCACCGAACGAAATCGGGAGTGTGAAAAGGGGTCAAACACCATCCACCGGCTACATCATCAGTGTGTACAAG GTTTACGaaggcgatgatggcgagcgTTTCGAGCGGAATTGGCTTTACTGGACCGGTGCCAGGATGATTTACAG GTACCTCCCGAAAACGGCCGGCCTGCGACGAATAACGCTGCACAAGAGCGTTTCCTCCCGGGGTGATAAGATGTATCTGCTACTTTGCGAGTGTGCCGACCTGCTGAAGGACCTATCGGCGGCCGCCCTTTTGATACCCGCGCTCAGGGCACGCCTCTGCGGTTACACCGGGCTTTACCGGCCCATTCAAACCTTCTGA
- the LOC125953449 gene encoding uncharacterized protein LOC125953449 isoform X3: MNLMFRKNMREGGGRAGGGGSKSKITGRHQRKTRDSYGGGGSDECHYRTHIFFSPARLQQDNEELRCTPISGFALPPQTPPPPTVTLSDLDAPMQPLVDRRPSASMMRWGPIAANRRVPEVVLPTARQVSFGGQPGSGGFVSSRSEPISLATLDKDCFIIPVHSLDRFLPAGIPQLPTPETADPSQVGPLSVLEVSDPKICILAHLMSPLEPIDPLLESPLAHPLMKQRAVASELLNEVQQGNNAVGGMLLANMERSSAEFPFIAYYVINTTQTDPAMFYTGVRGASLSKFEPKNTRYTAAHTLDLYSEVASICRPPLALAPNEIGSVKRGQTPSTGYIISVYKVYEGDDGERFERNWLYWTGARMIYRYLPKTAGLRRITLHKSVSSRGDKMYLLLCECADLLKDLSAAALLIPALRARLCGYTGLYRPIQTF, from the exons atgaatttaatgtTTCGGAAAAATATGCGCGAGGGAGGCGggcgcgctggtggtggcgggtcGAAGAGCAAGATAACGGGTCGCCATCAGCGGAAAACGCGCGACAGctatggtggtggcggatcgGACGAGTGCCACTATCGGACGCACATTTTCTTCTCGCCGGCCCGTCTTCAGCAGGACAATGAAG AGCTTCGCTGCACCCCCATTTCGGGATTTGCCTTACCCCCACAAACGCCACCACCTCCCACCGTTACGCTGTCCGATCTGGATGCACCCATGCAACCGCTAGTAGACCGTAGACCCTCCGCGTCTATGATGAGGTGGGGCCCGATTGCCGCTAACCGAAGGGTACCCGAGGTGGTGCTGCCCACTGCCAGGCAAG TCAGCTTCGGAGGACAGCCCGGAAGCGGCGGTTTTGTCAGCTCGCGCAGTGAACCGATCTCGTTGGCCACGCTCGACAAGGACTGCTTCATCATTCCGGTGCACAGCCTGGACCGCTTCCTGCCCGCAGGGATACCG CAGCTACCAACGCCGGAAACGGCGGACCCTTCGCAGGTGGGTCCCCTGAGCGTACTCGAGGTGTCCGACCCAAAGATCTGCATCCTGGCGCATCTCATGAGCCCgctcgaaccgatcgatcccCTGCTGGAGTCACCGTTGGCCCATCCCCTCATGAAGCAACGTGCCGTCGCCTCCGAGCTGCTGAACGAGGTCCAGCAAGGGAACAACGCAGTCGGtgggatgctgctggccaacatGGAGCGCAGTTCTG CTGAATTCCCCTTCATCGCCTACTATGTGATAAATACGACTCAAACCGATCCGGCCATGTTCTACACCGGTGTCCGGGGGGCATCGCTGTCCAAGTTCGAGCCGAAGAACACGCGCTACACGGCAGCCCACACGCTCGACCTGTACAGTGAGGTAGCGTCCATCTGTCGGCCCCCGCTAGCCCTCGCACCGAACGAAATCGGGAGTGTGAAAAGGGGTCAAACACCATCCACCGGCTACATCATCAGTGTGTACAAG GTTTACGaaggcgatgatggcgagcgTTTCGAGCGGAATTGGCTTTACTGGACCGGTGCCAGGATGATTTACAG GTACCTCCCGAAAACGGCCGGCCTGCGACGAATAACGCTGCACAAGAGCGTTTCCTCCCGGGGTGATAAGATGTATCTGCTACTTTGCGAGTGTGCCGACCTGCTGAAGGACCTATCGGCGGCCGCCCTTTTGATACCCGCGCTCAGGGCACGCCTCTGCGGTTACACCGGGCTTTACCGGCCCATTCAAACCTTCTGA